The following DNA comes from Corynebacterium urogenitale.
TAGTCTCCGACGGTGCGAGCGCCACGGAGTGTATTAAACAGCCCGTGGCCGCCTCCGAGGCACGTGATCCTCAATTCCTGGTCCGCGGCGCTGTTGCGTGTATTTCTTGTTTGTGACGTCATTGCCTATCGCTCCAGGTCACGGTGGGAAACTCGGACGTGGACGCCATCGTTTTCCAAACGATTGGCTAGCTCCTCAACGACGGCCACGCTTCGGTGATGGCCTCCGGTGCAGCCGACAGCGATGGAAAGGAAGCTCTTCCCCTCCTCACGGTATCCATCGAGCATGGTCTCCAACATTGCTTCTGTGGCATCGAGGAATCTCTTCGCGCCCGGCTGGCCGAAAACGAACTCCGCAACTTGTGGGTCCGTACCCCTGTATTCGCGCAGCGACTGCTCCCAATAGGGGTTGGGTAGAAAACGCGCGTCGAGGAGCACATCGACATCTGTCGGTGCGCCGTGCTTGAAACCGAAGGATTGGAGATTCACCCGCAGGGGTTTGGAATCGATTCCCGCAAAGTAGGTCTCCAATGTCTTGCGCAGCTCGTGGACACTGGTGTTCGTGGTGTCCAAGACCACGTCGGCTCGTTCGCGAATCTCATGAAGCATTTCACGTTCGCGATCGATCCCTTCCTTCAACGTTCCTTCACCCTGCAGCGGGTGGGTACGGCGCACCTCGTCATAGCGGCGAATGAGTGCAGCGTCAGTCGCGTCGAGGAACAGCACGACTGGTCGCCGTCCAGATTCACTCAGTGTGGCGAGGACCTCAGACAGGTTGCCGGCGAAGTCGCGCGACCGCACATCAGTGACAATCGCGAGCCTCTCGATGGGCGAATCATCTTCGAAACTCATCTCCGCCATGCGAACAATCAGTTCGGGCGGAAGGTTCTCGGCAACATACCAACCCAATTCCTCGAGGGCGGCGGACGTCGCGCGCCGTCCCGCCCCGGACATACCGGTGATGAGGATCAACGAAGGCATGCGCTGGTTGTCATGGTGATTCGCGGTGCTCATGCAGCCGAGTCTAGCTGTTTTTGGTGTCGTCCACGTGCAGGGCTGAGTAAATCTTCTTCGCCAGCGAGGGCCCAAATCCAGGTAATTCAGCTAGCTGTTCCACACTTGCTTCTCTGACCTTTGCGACGGAACCGAAGGCGCTCACCAATTGTTTACGCCGCTTCGGGCCAAGGCCAGCAATATCATCCAGCACCGACCGGCGCATGCGCGCACTGCGTTGCTGGCGATGGAAGTTGATGGCGAATCGATGAGCCTCATCGCGGAGGTATTGCACGAGGTAGAGGCCTTGGGACGTGCGGGGCAAAATCACCGGGTACTCCTCCCCCGGCAGCCACAATTCCTCCAGCCGCTTGGCGATGCCCACAAGGGTCACGTCGTTGATCCCGAACTCGTCCAGCACTTCTTGGGCCGCATTGACTTGGGGCTGCCCGCCATCGACGATGAAGAGGTTTGGTGGGTAGGCAAACTTCTTTGTTCCCTCTGGCGCTACTGCAAGATCTTCTTCTCCCTCGAGAAGATCGCCGGCGTCATCCCCCATTGGCACGGCGGTTCTGTCTTCGAGGTGACGTTTGAAACGACGCCGAACAACCTCCGCGATGGAGGCAACGTCATTGGAATGGCCCTCGCCTGCCGCTTCCCGGATCTTGTATCGCCTGTAGTCAGATTTCTTCGGCAAGCCGTCTTCAAAGACCACCAGGCTGGCCACAACATCGGTGCCCTGAATATGCGAAATATCAGTGCATTCGATGCGCAGCGGAGATTCGTCCATCCACAGCGCCTCTTGGAGCTCCTTAAGGGCCGCTGATCGAGTGGTGATATCGCCGGAGCGCTTGAGCTTATGTTGTGCGAGCGCCTGTGTGGCGTTTGTCTTCGCCGTCTCCATGAGAGCCTTCTTGTCGCCGCGAAGAGGCGTGCGCACGATCACTCTCGCCCCACGGAGCTCCGTGAGCCAGGATGAGATCTCATCGACGTCTTCCGGAACATTTTCCACCAAGACTTCGCGTGGGACTGGGGTGACCTGCACGTCTCCGACCAGGTCACCAAGCTCAGCCCGTGCAGCAGGGTTTATCGCTACTGCGAGTTCTCTATCGACCCCTTGAGACGCGGCACCTGCAACTGCGGTCTCTGTCGCAGTGGCCAGAGCGGCTTCATCGCCGTAGAACTGAGTGAGAAACTGTCCGGTCAGGGCGGCATTGGAAACCTCATCACGTTCCACAACCCAGCCACGCTGACCGTGAATGCGTCCCCCGCGCACGTGGAAAATCTGTACCGCGGCTTCCAGTTCATCGGACACGACGGCAATGACATCGGCATCGGTGTTATCGGAAAAGACAACAGCTTGCTTCTCCATTGCTTTATCCATCGCTCCCAGTTGATCGCGCAAAGCTGCCGCACGTTCAAAGTCCAGGTTTTCTGCCGCCTCCTCCATCTCCTGGCGGACTCGGCGCGTCACGCCGGCTGTGTTGCCAGCCAGAAAGCTGGAAAATTGGTCTACCAAGGCACGGTGATCCTCGGCAGAAATTTTTCCCACACAGGGAGCTGAGCAGCGGTCGATGTATCCCAGCAGACACGGACGGCCGAGTGCCTCGTGTCGCCGGTAAACCCCAGCGGTACAAGTACGGATAGGAAAAACGCGCGTGAGAGATTCCAGCGTGTCGCGAATGGCCCAGGCTTTCGGGTAGGGGCCGAAGTAGCGCACGCCCTTGCGTCGAGGCCCACGGTAGACGTAGGCGCGGGGAATCTGCTCCTTGACGCTGATGGCGAGCATCGGGTACGTCTTATCGTCCCGATACATGACGTTGAAGCGCGGGTTAAAACGTTTAATCCAGGTGTACTCAAGGTTCAGCGCCTCAAGCTCGCTGGACACAACCGTCCACACCACCCGGTTTGCCGACTGCACCATTGCCCGCGTCCGAGGGTGCAGCTGCCGCAGATCTTGGAAGTAATTGGACAGGCGCGCCCGCAGGTTTTTCGCTTTACCGACGTAGATGACTCTGTCGGAAGCATCGCGGAATGTGTAGACGCCCGGTTCCGTGGGGATACTCCCCGGCTCCGGGCGATAAGAAACTGTGTTTGTCATGAGGTAGGTGCTGCTAGTCCTCTGGCATGTAGCGATCTTCCAAGGAACGGAAATTCTCCACTGTTTGGGCGATCGTCGCACGGTCGCGGATGTGCATTGCCATCATCGGTACGAACTCAAAATCCGGCAGTTCCAAACGGGCTGTGCGGGCTTGGCTGGGGAACGAAAGTCCGTGGACAATCTCCCAGGGATAAAACTGCGCGTTGGCGATATTGCGGACCTCCACGCCCTGGGAGTTCACCCGTACTCGGGGGCGCAGCAGCAGCAGACACACGAAGGAAAACAGCAGGCCGATCCCTACAAAACCTAGTTGGTCGCTGAGCTGGATGTTCGGGCCAGTGTCTCCGATATTGACGACGATCGCCATAAAAATGTGGATAATCATGACGACAGCCACACCGATCCACGCAGCCTTTTTAAGGAACGGAGACGTGACCACCAGCTCCCAGTCTTCACCCTGGGTTTTGGTAGTGAGGTTTGTTGGTTCGTCCTTTTGAGACATCGTTCGTTGCCGTCTGCTCTCTGTCGTGTTCACGTCTATGAGCCTACCCGCCCGTGAAGTTGGACCAAATTGACTGTCGACGTGGGTGGGTTAGCTATTGGCAATGTCGCGTAGTAGCAACGCAGTGTGTAGGGCTGCTGTGGCGGAGTCTGCTCCCTTGTCCTCGTACGCATTTTCGCCCCCGGCACGATCAATGGCCTGCTGTTGGTTTTGTACCGTCAGCACTCCATTGCCCACGGGTACTCCGGAGTCCAACGGAATGCGTGTCAAACCTTGGGTAACGGCATCGCAGACGACGCGGAAATGCTCGGTCTCGCCTTCGATCACGCAGCCTGTCGCGACCACCGCGTCGAAGTGTTTCACAGCTTCTGCGACGGCGACGGGAAGTTCTAGGCAGCCCGCTACCCTCCAGTTCTTCACGCTTGCTCCCGCGGCTTTGGCGGTCTCAATCGCGCGTGCGTGCAGCCGATCAGTGATCTCCTGATTCCACGTCGCACTGATGACCGCCACGCGCAACCCGTCTGCCGCGCCCTTGGGTACGTGAATTGTCGGCACTCCTGCGTTTGCCATGTTCTCCTGCTTCCTGTTGAGAAAAATTGACGACGCCAGTGGTCAGCTTAATGAATCGAGCTGGTGGCCCATCTTGTCGCGCTTAGTGCGCAGGTAGCTAATGTTGTCTGGGTTTGCTGGTAGCTCAACTGGGATGCGCTCTGTGATGTGGACACCATAGCGCTCCAGTTTCTCTTTCTTATCGGGGTTATTGGAGATGAGGGCTACTGATGCAAGACCCAAATCCTTGATGATCTGGGCGGCGGCAGAGTACTCACGGATATCTGCAGGATAGCCTTGGGATTCGTTGGCTTCCACGGTGTCTTGCCCCTCGTCCTGCAACACGTAGGCCCGCAGCTTTGGAACCAAACCGATTCCGCGACCTTCTTGGCCACGCAAATAGATAAGCACGCCGTGATCTTGTTCCGCGATGAGTTCTTGGGCAGTAGTGAGCTGTTCTCCACAATCGCAGCGAAGGGAACCGAAGACATCGCCGGTGAGGCATTCGGAGTGCACACGAACGGGTACGTTCTGCCTCCCGTTGACCTCGCCGGCAACCAGCGCAATGTGCTCAATTCCATCGACCAAGCTGGTGTAGCCAATGGCCTTGAATTCCCCGACGCGGGTAGGCAGTCGGGTTTCGACACTGCGCTCAACGACGGGGGTGTGCGCGCGGCGCCATTCAATAAGCTGCTCGATGGAAATCAGCGCCAAACCATGCTTATCAGCGAAGCGGCGCAGCTCCGGCAAACGAGCCATCTCCGCGGGATTATCTTCGCTAACGACCTCGCAGAGGACACCGGCGGGTCGAAGCCCCGCGGCCTTTGCAAGATCGACGGAAGCCTCGGTGTGGCCATCGCGAACCAGCACCCCACCGTCACGCGCCCGCAGCGGAACCACGTGACCGGGTCGATTGAAGGTCAGCGCCACGCTGGAAGAATCAGCGAGCTTGCGAATAGTATGCGCACGGTCGGTTGCGGAAATACCAGTGGTGACACCTTCTGCCGCATCCACGGTGACGGTGTAGGCAGTGTTGCGGACGTCCTGGTTGCGCGCCACCATCGGTGGTAAACCAAGGCGATCACAGTCCTCATTGGTCATACCCACGCACACGTAGCCGGAGCTGTATTTCACCATGAAGGCCACCAGTTCCGGCGTCGCCTTCTCCGCCGCGAAAATGAAGTCACCTTCGTTTTCCCGATCCTCGTCATCGACGACGATTACGAGCTTCCCATCCTTGATGTCTTGGATGGCGCGGTCGACATCGTCCAGCAGGGAGTCAGTCACCGGGGTGTTGTCCATGGTATCCATAATTTAATAGCTTAACGGCAGCCTACGATCCTTCGAACATGTGCCCCACACCACAACTGTCCGGTGAGCATGTGCGGTGTGAAATTACATGTCGATAGCGGTTAGTGGCCAGCCGTATGTAGGCGTTCCACGTACTTGGCCAACACATCGCATTCGATGTTCACCCCATCACCTACTGCCAGATCCCCCAGCATTGTGTCACTGAGTGTCGTGGGAATAAGCGACACCTCAAACCAGGTGCCGTCGCCGGTGACAACATCGGAAACCTCCGCCACTGTCAGTGAGGTTCCGTTGATAGCAATGGATCCCTTCTTGGCCACGTACTTTCCCAGTCGGGAATCGTCCAGGCTAAAGCGGAAGACCTCCCAGTTGTCGCTGGAGGTCCGGGACTGGAGCGTGGCCGTGCCATCGACGTGTCCTTGAACCACATGTCCCCCGAATCGGCTGCCTGTTGCCATAGCCCGCTCGACATTGACGCGTTGCCCTTCGGTCAGCGTCCCCAAGGTGGTGTAATCCAGCGTCACCTGCATGACGTCGGCGGTGAATCCGTTGCTGTCGAAATCCGTAACGGTTAAGCAGACTCCGTTGACCGCAATGGAATCCCCGTGCTTGGTGTCGGCCATCACCGCTGGAGCGTCGATCCGCATCCGGATCGAGTCTTCCTCCCGGGTGATCGGTCCCAGGGTTCCTACTGCCTCGACGATTCCGGTAAACATGCTCTTTTGTACTCCTTGTATGAACTATTCGGTGTGAACTCATGAGGTTGAAGCTCTTTGCACCGGTGAATGAGTTGTTATCCGTAGGGGCTACCCGGCCGAGCTCATCTGGTGAGCGTCCAGAGGACGTCGGACCCATAAGTACGGATGCTGCGCGGGGTCAAGCGTTCGATGTCGCTCATGGTCGTGGACAATTCTTCTTCGATGCTCACTCCCCGCCTGCCGGCAAGCAACAGCGCTGGAGCCTGGTAAAGCTGAAGCGCATCATAAGCCCCCTCGCGAAGGAAAGCACCGATGATGTAGGGCCCACCTTCCACAAGAACGTCAACGAGCCCGCGCTGCTTCAGAGCCGCTAACAGCTCCGTTGCACTCCTCGTTTTCACATGCAGGACATCGCCGGGAGAATCATAAATCGCTGCGTTCTGAGGAATGTCTCGACAGCCCATCACCACGCGCAGAGGTTGAGAGTCGTAGGGCTCACCGGCGGAATTCCGTGCGGTGAGCCGTGGATTATCGTCCAACACCGTTCCCGTACCCACGATAATTGCATCGCGCGTACGCCGATCTTCGTGCACGAACTGACGGGCCTGTTCACCGGTGATCCACTGACTGGTCTTATCGGTGGCAGCCACAAAGCCATCGATCGTGGAGGCGAGCTTGAGCGTCACATGTGGCCGGCCGCGGAGCGTGGAGATCAACCATGGTTCGACCGCCCACTGCGGTGTCCATTCTTTGTTGGAGTTCGACGCCACAGGCGAGTCAAGATATGGTCCGTGGACGGTCACACCCTGCGCGCGGAGGAAATCCGCGCCGCCAACGGCGAGCGGATTCGGATCCGCGAAGAGGTAGTCAACTCGGCCAATTCCTGCATTCAGCAGCGCATGGGAGCAGGGGCCGGTACGTCCGGAATGATTGCACGGTTCCAAGGTGACAACGGCACGGGCTCCACGGACGTCTTCGCCACGCTTGTCGGCGTCCCGCAGTGCCATGACCTCGGCATGTGCGCCACCTGCGGGTTGCGTGGCGCCCCGACCAAGAATTCGCTCGCCGGTGGCGTCGTAAATAACGCACCCCACGGGCGGATTTGGTGACGTTGTCCCCGTGACGCAGCAACCAAGGCGATCGGCTTCGCTAAAGAGCGAAAGTTGATTCTGCATCTCTTGGTTCGGCAAACCGGCGACGAGTCAGTCTTGAGCCGCAGTCGCAGCGTACGTGCGAATGGTGTCGACCCGTTCGGCAGGATCCTCCTTGCCGAAGACACTGGAACCTGCGACGTAGACATCCACTCCGGCAGCACCGGACTCCGCGGCGGTCTCGGCGCCGATTCCGCCGTCAATTTCGATGAGTGTGGACAGTCCCTCAGCATCGATACGTTCACGCAGGGCTCGCACTTTGTCTAGCACCTCTGGCATGAAAGCTTGACCGCCAAAACCTGGCTCTACGGACATCACGAGGACGAGGTCAAACTTCTCGAGGTGATCCAGCAAAGGTTCGACGGGTGTGTTGGGTTTGATGGAGATACCGGACATCGTGCCTAAACCGCGGAGTTTTTCCGATAGGACAATGGCAGCATCGATATCTCGGACGGCTTCGAGGTGAAAAGTTACTGACTGAAAATCCTGGGCAAAGTCAGGCGCCCAGCGCTCAGGATCCTCAATCATGAGGTGCACGTCGAGATGCTGATTAGTGTGCGGAATCAGGGACTTTGCCACGGGCAGTCCGAAAGAGAGGTTAGGGACAAAGTGGCCATCCATGACGTCGATGTGTAGCCAGTCGGCATTCGGTACCTTCGCGATTTCGCCTGCGAGATTGGCAAAATCCGCGGCCAGAATGGACGGCGCGACGATGGTGGTGCGTGCAGGAGACGCAGAAGCGGATGCATCAGTCATGCGTACTAGTTTACGCTGTCCGTGCCCTATGGCCGGAATTGCCTGGGATGCCCGGACACAGGGCGAAGCAGCAACAACTAGTGCGATGGGCGCAAGGCTGCGATGAACATGGCGTCCGTTCCATGGCGGTGTGGCCACAATTGAACAAAGGGTGCGGCATCATTGCCTTCAAGTGTTGGAAAGACCTCACTGAGATCGATGACCTCAGCTCCAGTTTCGGCCGCAACAGAGCGCACGATATCAACAGTCTCAGCCCGGTGCGGTGAGCACGTGGAGTAGATTGTCACTCCCCCTAGCGCTGTTGCACTCAGTGCCGACCGCAGAAGTTCTCTTTGCAGAGCTACGAGCGGTGCCACATCCGTGGCTTCCTTACGCCAGCGTGCTTCCGGGCGTCGGCGCAGTGCTCCCAGGCCGGAGCAGGGTGCATCAACTAGTACGCGGTCGTAGCCTTCGCCGGGGACGCTGAGCCCGTCGATACTAGCGAGATCGCGACCATCGCCGGTGTAGATGGACACAGGGAGGTTGCGCGTGGCTTTCTCCACTAACTGAGCTCGGTGCGGGGCCAACTCCACGGCGTCTACCTGGGCCTCATCCCCCATCGCCCACGAAGCAATGAATGCGGTTTTTCCACCAGGCCCGGAGCATAAGTCCAG
Coding sequences within:
- the rapZ gene encoding RNase adapter RapZ yields the protein MSTANHHDNQRMPSLILITGMSGAGRRATSAALEELGWYVAENLPPELIVRMAEMSFEDDSPIERLAIVTDVRSRDFAGNLSEVLATLSESGRRPVVLFLDATDAALIRRYDEVRRTHPLQGEGTLKEGIDREREMLHEIRERADVVLDTTNTSVHELRKTLETYFAGIDSKPLRVNLQSFGFKHGAPTDVDVLLDARFLPNPYWEQSLREYRGTDPQVAEFVFGQPGAKRFLDATEAMLETMLDGYREEGKSFLSIAVGCTGGHHRSVAVVEELANRLENDGVHVRVSHRDLER
- the uvrC gene encoding excinuclease ABC subunit UvrC, giving the protein MTNTVSYRPEPGSIPTEPGVYTFRDASDRVIYVGKAKNLRARLSNYFQDLRQLHPRTRAMVQSANRVVWTVVSSELEALNLEYTWIKRFNPRFNVMYRDDKTYPMLAISVKEQIPRAYVYRGPRRKGVRYFGPYPKAWAIRDTLESLTRVFPIRTCTAGVYRRHEALGRPCLLGYIDRCSAPCVGKISAEDHRALVDQFSSFLAGNTAGVTRRVRQEMEEAAENLDFERAAALRDQLGAMDKAMEKQAVVFSDNTDADVIAVVSDELEAAVQIFHVRGGRIHGQRGWVVERDEVSNAALTGQFLTQFYGDEAALATATETAVAGAASQGVDRELAVAINPAARAELGDLVGDVQVTPVPREVLVENVPEDVDEISSWLTELRGARVIVRTPLRGDKKALMETAKTNATQALAQHKLKRSGDITTRSAALKELQEALWMDESPLRIECTDISHIQGTDVVASLVVFEDGLPKKSDYRRYKIREAAGEGHSNDVASIAEVVRRRFKRHLEDRTAVPMGDDAGDLLEGEEDLAVAPEGTKKFAYPPNLFIVDGGQPQVNAAQEVLDEFGINDVTLVGIAKRLEELWLPGEEYPVILPRTSQGLYLVQYLRDEAHRFAINFHRQQRSARMRRSVLDDIAGLGPKRRKQLVSAFGSVAKVREASVEQLAELPGFGPSLAKKIYSALHVDDTKNS
- a CDS encoding PH domain-containing protein codes for the protein MSQKDEPTNLTTKTQGEDWELVVTSPFLKKAAWIGVAVVMIIHIFMAIVVNIGDTGPNIQLSDQLGFVGIGLLFSFVCLLLLRPRVRVNSQGVEVRNIANAQFYPWEIVHGLSFPSQARTARLELPDFEFVPMMAMHIRDRATIAQTVENFRSLEDRYMPED
- the ribH gene encoding 6,7-dimethyl-8-ribityllumazine synthase, which translates into the protein MANAGVPTIHVPKGAADGLRVAVISATWNQEITDRLHARAIETAKAAGASVKNWRVAGCLELPVAVAEAVKHFDAVVATGCVIEGETEHFRVVCDAVTQGLTRIPLDSGVPVGNGVLTVQNQQQAIDRAGGENAYEDKGADSATAALHTALLLRDIANS
- a CDS encoding bifunctional 3,4-dihydroxy-2-butanone-4-phosphate synthase/GTP cyclohydrolase II — translated: MDTMDNTPVTDSLLDDVDRAIQDIKDGKLVIVVDDEDRENEGDFIFAAEKATPELVAFMVKYSSGYVCVGMTNEDCDRLGLPPMVARNQDVRNTAYTVTVDAAEGVTTGISATDRAHTIRKLADSSSVALTFNRPGHVVPLRARDGGVLVRDGHTEASVDLAKAAGLRPAGVLCEVVSEDNPAEMARLPELRRFADKHGLALISIEQLIEWRRAHTPVVERSVETRLPTRVGEFKAIGYTSLVDGIEHIALVAGEVNGRQNVPVRVHSECLTGDVFGSLRCDCGEQLTTAQELIAEQDHGVLIYLRGQEGRGIGLVPKLRAYVLQDEGQDTVEANESQGYPADIREYSAAAQIIKDLGLASVALISNNPDKKEKLERYGVHITERIPVELPANPDNISYLRTKRDKMGHQLDSLS
- a CDS encoding riboflavin synthase, whose translation is MFTGIVEAVGTLGPITREEDSIRMRIDAPAVMADTKHGDSIAVNGVCLTVTDFDSNGFTADVMQVTLDYTTLGTLTEGQRVNVERAMATGSRFGGHVVQGHVDGTATLQSRTSSDNWEVFRFSLDDSRLGKYVAKKGSIAINGTSLTVAEVSDVVTGDGTWFEVSLIPTTLSDTMLGDLAVGDGVNIECDVLAKYVERLHTAGH
- the ribD gene encoding bifunctional diaminohydroxyphosphoribosylaminopyrimidine deaminase/5-amino-6-(5-phosphoribosylamino)uracil reductase RibD, yielding MQNQLSLFSEADRLGCCVTGTTSPNPPVGCVIYDATGERILGRGATQPAGGAHAEVMALRDADKRGEDVRGARAVVTLEPCNHSGRTGPCSHALLNAGIGRVDYLFADPNPLAVGGADFLRAQGVTVHGPYLDSPVASNSNKEWTPQWAVEPWLISTLRGRPHVTLKLASTIDGFVAATDKTSQWITGEQARQFVHEDRRTRDAIIVGTGTVLDDNPRLTARNSAGEPYDSQPLRVVMGCRDIPQNAAIYDSPGDVLHVKTRSATELLAALKQRGLVDVLVEGGPYIIGAFLREGAYDALQLYQAPALLLAGRRGVSIEEELSTTMSDIERLTPRSIRTYGSDVLWTLTR
- the rpe gene encoding ribulose-phosphate 3-epimerase; protein product: MTDASASASPARTTIVAPSILAADFANLAGEIAKVPNADWLHIDVMDGHFVPNLSFGLPVAKSLIPHTNQHLDVHLMIEDPERWAPDFAQDFQSVTFHLEAVRDIDAAIVLSEKLRGLGTMSGISIKPNTPVEPLLDHLEKFDLVLVMSVEPGFGGQAFMPEVLDKVRALRERIDAEGLSTLIEIDGGIGAETAAESGAAGVDVYVAGSSVFGKEDPAERVDTIRTYAATAAQD